CCGCTGCAAAACTTCCTGCACATAGAATTTGTCAGCAAGGTGTTGGGCGTGCTGATCTCTATCCGGATCCCGGTCGAACTCCCGCAATGTCTGAAAATACCGCTTCAACGCGCGCCGCCCGACCTCACCTGCGAAACGGCTTCTGGATCGAAGCCGTCTATTCCGCCATCGGCATGCATGTGTTGATCAGACCCGGCGCTCGACCATCATCTTCTTGATCTCGGCGATTGCCTTGGCCGGGTTGAGGCCCTTCGGGCAGGTCTGCGCGCAATTCATGATCGTGTGGCAGCGATACAGGCGGAACGGGTCCTCAAGATTGTCGAGACGTTCGCCGGTTGCCTCGTCTCTGGAATCGATCAGCCAGCGATAGGCCTGCAGCAGGACGGCCGGACCAAGATAGCGGTCGCCGTTCCACCAATAGCTCGGACAGGAGGTCGAGCAGCAGGCGCAGAGGATGCATTCGTAAAGGCCGTCGAGCTTCTGCCGGTCCTCATGGCTCTGCTTCCACTCCTTGGCGGGCGCCGGCGACACCGTCTTCAGCCAGGGCTCGATCGAGCGATGCTGGGCGTAGAAATTGGTGAGATCCGGCACCAGATCCTTGACGACGGGCAAATGCGGCAGCGGATAGATCTTCACCGCGCCGGTTATATCGTCGAGGCCCTTGGTGCAGGCGAGCGTGTTCGTGCCGTCGATATTCATCGCGCAGGAGCCGCAGATGCCCTCGCGACAGGAGCGGCGCAGCGTCAGCGTCGGGTCGATCTTGTTCTTGATATAGAGCAGGCCGTCGAGCACCATCGGGCCGCAATCGTCGACATCGATGTAGAACGTATCGATCGACGGGTTCTGCCCGTCATCCGGGCTCCAGCGGTAGACGCGGAATTCGCGGGTGTTCGTCGCACCCGCCGGCTTCGGCCAGACCTTGCCTTCGCGCATCTGAGAATTCTTGGGAAGAGCGAGTTCAACCATAGTAAGATCCTAGTTTGCCGACAGGAATTCTGTCTTCACATAACCCTTGCAACCACCGAACGCAGCGTTGCTGGCGCGAACGAAGGCCACTTCACCAGAACGTTCCAAAACTTCTGCTTTAGTCCCGGGCTTGACGATGCAAGCAAGGTTTTTGGACATGAACTGGTTGCCGGCAACCAGGGAATTGTGGGCGGCTGCAGCCGCTTTGGCCGAATTCCACACCCCGACGTCGTTGCTGACGGCGGCACCGACGCCACCCGGAGCCCGCAACTTGTAGCGATCGGCCGCCGAGACAGAGAACGACACCGTCAAGGTAACCGCGACAATTGAAAGAAAGACAGCGTTTCTCATCTTAATAGACACGCGCTTTCGGCTCGATCTTGTGCGGGTCGATGCCTTCCGCGATCAGGTCGGTGTGAACGGGCCGGTAATCGAGTTTGACGTCGCCTGCCTCGCTGACCCAGGCAAGCGTATGCTTGCGCCAGTTGACGTCGTCGCGGCCGGCAAATGCGCCCTCGGTATAGTCCTCGCGGGCATGCGAACCGCGGCTCTCCTTGCGGGCCTCGGCGCCGTAGATCGTCGTGATGGCGTTGGCCATCAGGTTCTGCAGCTCCAGCGTCTCGACAAGATCCGAGTTCCAGATCATCGAGCGGTCTGTAACCTTGATATCACGCATTTCCTGCCAGATCGCCGAGATGCGCCGGCAGCCGGATTCCAGCGATTCCTGCGTGCGAAAGACGGCGGCGTCTTCCTGCATGGCGCGCTGCATCTTCTCGCGCAGTTCCGCCGTCGGGGTGCTACCGCTGGCGTGACGCAGGCCGTCGAAGCGGTCCATGATCTTGTCGCAGGCCGAGACATTCAGATGCGGGATCGGCGCTGCGCGGTCGATGACTTCGCCGGCGCGGATCGCAGCGGCCCGGCCGAAGACCACGAGGTCGATCAGCGAGTTGGAGCCGAGGCGGTTGGCGCCGTGCACCGAGGCGCAGCCGGCTTCACCCACGGCCATCAGGCCTGGGATGATCCGTTCCGGATTGGCGCCGTCGGCGTTCAGCACTTCGCCCCAATAATTCGTCGGAATGCCGCCCATATTGTAATGAACGGTCGGCAGA
This Rhizobium acidisoli DNA region includes the following protein-coding sequences:
- a CDS encoding succinate dehydrogenase iron-sulfur subunit; the encoded protein is MVELALPKNSQMREGKVWPKPAGATNTREFRVYRWSPDDGQNPSIDTFYIDVDDCGPMVLDGLLYIKNKIDPTLTLRRSCREGICGSCAMNIDGTNTLACTKGLDDITGAVKIYPLPHLPVVKDLVPDLTNFYAQHRSIEPWLKTVSPAPAKEWKQSHEDRQKLDGLYECILCACCSTSCPSYWWNGDRYLGPAVLLQAYRWLIDSRDEATGERLDNLEDPFRLYRCHTIMNCAQTCPKGLNPAKAIAEIKKMMVERRV
- a CDS encoding succinate dehydrogenase: MSIKMRNAVFLSIVAVTLTVSFSVSAADRYKLRAPGGVGAAVSNDVGVWNSAKAAAAAHNSLVAGNQFMSKNLACIVKPGTKAEVLERSGEVAFVRASNAAFGGCKGYVKTEFLSAN